From a single Osmerus mordax isolate fOsmMor3 chromosome 6, fOsmMor3.pri, whole genome shotgun sequence genomic region:
- the dgat1b gene encoding diacylglycerol O-acyltransferase 1b, whose translation MREGKVQQATTQILRKKVRHKCCFEKMNDMDEVGPITRRRRATITSARENVSLKRINRKGIQNVQGNGNNVVFKQNVSEIPSSKTPTERRNRKTAPIESLSCHSVQESLLSSTSGYRNYRGVLNWCVVMLVLSNARLFLENLLKYGILVDPIQVISLFVKDPYSWPAGCLIIVANVFILVTLYTERWLSMGRFGEHLGLMIHSTNLSIILAFPVFVVLMVDSITPVGGALALGVYTILFLKLYSYKDVNRWCREMSHAKVRRLARSLSCPSWQSSKGGVEQSQVCYPGNLTIRDLYYFVLAPTLCYELNFPRSPQIRVSFLLRRLFEMLFFTQLLVGLTQQWMIPIIRNSMKPLEDMDLSLMVERLLRLAVPNHLLWLIFFYSFFHSTLNFAAELLRFGDREFYRDWWNSETVTYFWQNWNIPVHKWCLRHFYKPLLRKGVSKWASQSAVFFASAFFHEYLVSVPLKMFRLWAFMGMMAQLPLAWFVARFLSGNYGNAAVWISLIIGQPIAVLMYVHDYYVLHHRVETEAPGTL comes from the exons ATGAGAGAAGGTAAAGTGCAACAGGCTACAACTCAAATTCTAAGGAAAAAAGTGCGACACAAATGttgctttgagaaaatgaatgaCATGGACGAAGTTGGGCCAATAACCCGCAGAAGGAGGGCTACAATTACGTCTGCGAGAGAGAATGTTTCCCTAAAACGAATCAATAGAAAGGGTATTCAAAACGTACAGGGAAACGGTAATAACGTTGTATTTAAGCAAAATGTATCCGAAATTCCGTCTTCTAAAACTCCGACGGAGAGGAGAAATCGGAAGACTGCTCCAATTGAGTCACTGAG TTGCCACTCTGTGCAGGAGTCCCTTCTGAGCTCCACTAGTGGCTACAGAAACTACAGAGGCGTCCTCAACTGGTGTGTTGTGATGTTG GTCTTGAGCAATGCTCGACTCTTCCTTGAAAACCTGTTAAA GTATGGCATATTAGTGGACCCAATACAAGTGATTTCCCTTTTCGTGAAGGACCCCTATAGCTGGCCAGCGGGATGCCTCATCATCG TGGCGAACGTCTTCATCCTGGTCACCCTGTACACCGAGAGATGGCTCTCGATG GGCAGGTTTGGAGAGCATCTGGGCCTGATGATCCACTCCACCAACCTGTCAATCATTCTGGCCTTCCCTGTGTTTGTGGTGCTGATGGTGGACTCCATCACTCCAG tgggAGGGGCTTTGGCGCTGGGGGTGTACACCATTTTGTTCCTGAAGCTCTACTCCTATAAGGACGTCAACAGGTGGTGTCGAGAGATGAGTCATGCCAAGGTCCGGAGACTGGCCAGGTCACTGTCCT GTCCGTCTTGGCAGAGCTCCAAAGGAGGCGTGGAACAGAGCCAGGTGTGCTACCCTGGCAACCTCACAATCCGAG atctgtattattttgttttggctccaacCTTGTGCTACGAGTTAAACTTCCCCCGGTCACCGCAGATACGTGTGAGTTTTCTGCTGAGGCGACTGTTTGAGATG tTGTTCTTCACACAGTTACTGGTGGGATTAACACAGCAG TGGATGATCCCCATAATACGGAATTCGATGAAGCCATTGGAG gaCATGGACTTGTCTCTGATGGTGGAGCGTCTTCTCAGGCTAGCA GTACCTAATCACCTGCTGTGGCTGATCTTCTTCTATTCCTTCTTCCACTCCACTCTCAACTTTGCGGCAGAGCTCCTGCGCTTCGGAGACAGGGAGTTCTACCGAGACTGGTG GAACTCTGAGACAGTCACTTACTTCTGGCAGAACTGGAACATCCCTGTCCACAAGTGGTGCCTACG CCACTTCTATAAGCCCTTGCTGCGGAAGGGTGTAAGCAAGTgggccagccaatcagccgtCTTCTTTGCCTCTGCCTTCTTTCACGAG TACCTGGTCAGTGTTCCTCTGAAGATGTTTAGACTGTGGGCGTTCATGGGCATGATGGCCCAG CTCCCGTTGGCCTGGTTTGTGGCCCGCTTCCTCAGCGGGAACTACGGCAATGCGGCAGTCTGGATCTCACTCATCATTGGCCAGCCCATTGCCGTTCTGATGTACGTCCATGACTACTACGTGCTTCACCACAGGGTGGAGACAGAGGCTCCTGGGACACTATAG